From Papaver somniferum cultivar HN1 unplaced genomic scaffold, ASM357369v1 unplaced-scaffold_16, whole genome shotgun sequence, a single genomic window includes:
- the LOC113337390 gene encoding prolyl 4-hydroxylase 1-like, with product MSTSNSNLYSCTCRSTRSHARLQLKANLSTVQKGNSSISEYVSKIKEIADALASVHEPVSDLELVSATLGGLGDDWINIYPAIRHRSTVPTFSELHALLLQRISRCWENENEAKILRVQIVKPEIISWAPRIIVLHDFLSSEECDHLIEIARPRLQPMKVQDAETGKVIKSDNRTSFGKFLSKQESKNPIVQAIEKRISVFSQVPVENGEPMQVLRYEKNQFFKLHHDYFSDTSNLKQGGQRIATMLMYLSDNVEGGETYFPMAGAGKCSCAGKMKRGLSVKPIKGDAILFWTMGLDGKEDPRSIHAGCEVLSGEKWSATKWMRRNKHN from the exons ATGTCGACGTCCAACTCCAACTTGTATTCCTGTACTTGTCGTTCGACTCGTTCTCATGCACGTCTTCAACTCAAAGCCAACCTCTCAACTGTCCAAAAAGGAAATTCTTCTATATCTGAATATGTTTCTAAAATCAAGGAAATTGCTGACGCTCTTGCTTCTGTCCATGAACCTGTTTCTGATCTTGAACTTGTCTCTGCTACTCTTGGTGGTTTAGGTGACGATTGGATCAACATATACCCTGCAATCCGCCATCGCTCTACTGTTCCAACTTTTTCCGAGTTGCATGCTTTACTTCTCCAAA GAATTTCTAGATGCTGGGAGAATGAAAATGAGGCAAAGATCCTCCGTGTCCAAATT GTCAAACCTGAGATTATCAGCTGGGCGCCGCGAATCATTGTCCTGCATGATTTCTTAAGTTCGGAG GAATGTGATCACCTTATAGAAATTGCCAGGCCTCGCCTCCAGCCTATGAAGGTACAGGACGCAGAAACAGGCAAG GTAATTAAGAGTGACAATAGGACAAGTTTCGGTAAATTTTTAAGCAAGCAAGAGAGTAAGAATCCTATTGTACAG GCAATTGAAAAACGAATTTCAGTTTTCTCTCAAGTACCAGTAGAAAATGGAGAGCCTATGCAAGTTTTAAG GTATGAAAAGAATCAATTCTTCAAGCTGCATCACGACTACTTTTCTGACACT TCCAACTTGAAGCAAGGAGGTCAGCGAATAGCAACAATGCTCATGTATTTGAGCGACAATGTGGAAGGAGGAGAAACTTACTTTCCGATG GCTGGAGCAGGAAAATGTAGTTGTGCTGGGAAAATGAAAAGGGGGTTGTCTGTGAAACCGATTAAAGGAGATGCAATTCTTTTCTGGACCATG GGACTTGATGGCAAGGAAGATCCAAGAAGTATACATGCAGGATGTGAAGTCTTATCAGGAGAGAAATGGTCTGCTACGAAATGGATGAGGCGAAATAAACACAACTAA